A segment of the Methanomassiliicoccaceae archaeon DOK genome:
CATCTGGAGCCATGGTCGGAGGAAACCTGAGCCAGCAGAACATGCTGAAGTTCGGCGCAGCCTCCGAGGACAAGCTCGCCGAGGTGGGCGAGAAGCTCAGGAAGGCGGGGGACGCCCTGGAGGACGTCCGTCAGAGGCTCAGGCAGGTGCGCGACGAGATCCGCGGCATAGACGACGAGATGAGGAAGGCGTCCGCGTCGGGCATGGAGCAGAGGGAGCAGATGGCCCAGCTCAAGGGCAGGGTCGCCGAGCTCGAGAAGACACGCTCCTCCGCATCCGCGGAGATGAATGCCGCAAGACAGAGGGTGTCGGATGCAGACGCGGAGCTCGAATCCGCCAGGACGGCGTTCGGGGACGTCTCCGAGAGGCTGTCCGCGCTCACGGACTCGAGGGCGAAGATCAAGTCCCGCATGGCGGAGATCGCCCCTGTGGACCTGCAGAACAGGATCCAGGCCGTGAGGGACAGGATGTACAAGCTCAGGGAGTCCATCTCGGACTATAAGCTCCAGCTCGGCGGCATAGACACGGAGGTCGCGGGATACGGCAAGCAGAACGAGTCCCTCCAGGTGCAGCTGGACTCGGTGAACCGCGCCATAGAGGATGATGCGCGCGTCATCGAGGACAACAAGGCGCTGATGGAGAGGGCCAGGATAGACCTGGACGCGCTCCGCGCCATCGAATCGGAGATGGAGGGCGGCATAGAGGACCTGCGCAACCAGAAGGACGCGCTGGTGGCCGACAAGTACCGTCTCGACTCCGAGATCAGGGAGAGGTCGAAGGACATGGAGAACTCCGCCGCGGCACTCGAATCCTTCAGGGCCCAGGAGATCCAGCTCGCACAGTCGGTCGAGGCACTGAAGGCGGAGGTCGAGGCGATAACGATCGAGGTCGCCACGCCGATACCCTCGGAGGAGGAGATCAGACGCACGATAAGGGCCCAGGAGTCCATCATGGCGAAGCTGGGCAACGTGAACCTCCGCGCCATCCAGGAGTACGACGAGCGCAAGGCCCGTCTCGACGGCCTAAACGCCGAGGTGGAGAGCCTCAACCGCCACATCAGGGAGCTCACCGACCTGATGTCCAACCTGACGTCCAAGAAGAAGGGGCTGTTCATGCAGTCCTACAACGCGGTGAACGAGAACTTCAAATCGATATACGCCCAGCTCTCCGGAGGGGGAGAGGCGTTCATGGGCCTGGAGGACGAGGACGACCCGTTCTCCGGAGGCCTGATGATAAACGCGAAGCCGAGGAACGGCAAGCTGCTGAAGCTGGAGGCGCTCTCCGGTGGGGAGAAGTCCCTCACGGCCCTGTCGTTCATCTTCGCCATCCAGGAGCACCAGCCGTCGCCGTTCTACGTGCTGGACGAGGTGGACATGTTTCTGGACTCCATAAACGCGGAGATGGTGGCCCGCAGGGTCAAGGAGAGCTCCGCGAAGGCACAGTTCATACAGGTGTCCCTGAGGAAGGTCACGCTGGCCCTGGCCGACCACCTCATCGGGGTCACAAGGCCGCCCAGCGGCATAAGCAGGGTCATAATGCAGCCCGACCTGGCAGAGGTCTCCCGTTACGAGGAGGAGGCCCTCAGGAAGCAGAAGGAGGCGCAGTGAGATGGATGGGAATGTTAGTATAGAGGAGCTGGAGCAGCATCTGCTGTTCCACAAGGCGCTCGCGGACGACGAGGAGTCGCTGAGGCGCCTGGGAGGATACATGGACATCCTCTCGCGGGCGGAGTCCGGCGAGAGGCTCCAGGATCCGGTGGACGAGTCCATAAGGGCGGTGTTCAGCCTGGTCCTGGAGAACGGCATGGACCCGTGGGAGATCGACCTGTCGCAGTTCGTCAGGATGTACGAGGCCAAGGTCTCGTCGGACAGCTTCGACATGATCGTCGCGGGGAAGCTCCTGCTGATGGCATGGAGGATCCTCAGGATGCAGTCTGAGTCGACCAGGGAGAGGAGCGAGCCTCCGGCGGAGCCGGTCTTCGAGGAGGTCGACGACAGCTTCTTCTACGACGACGAGCCGATGTACGTGCCCGAGGTGTCCTTCAGGGAGGCCTACCAGAGGGAGCCGGTCAGACCGGTGACCATGTACGAGCTCATCGACGCCTTCGAGGACGCCAGGAAGGAGATCGAGATCCAGAGGGAGAGGGAGCGCGTACGCGCGGAGCTCAAGGCGAAGGAGCCGAAGACCTTCCAGAACAAGGCGCACGAGGAGGACGACGAGCAGGACATCGAGGCCGTGTGGAAGAGGATCGAGAAGCTCGGCACAGGGCAGATCAGCATCCGCGACCTCTACACGGGCAGCCTGGACGAGAACCTGACGGTGTTCGTGTCGGTGCTCCACCTCGTGAGGGACGGACGTCTGGCCGTCTGGCAGGACGACCTCCCGTACGGCGAGATTTACATCGAGATCAAGACCGAGTGGACCTCCGGGACCATCGAGGACTCCCCGGAGGGGAGGATCCCCGAGGCGGTGATCTGAGTTGGACGCCAAGCGCGCGGCAGAGGCCGCGCTGTTCTCCAGTGCGGAGGGTCTGAGGATATCGGAGATCTCGGCGAGGACCGGGATCCCGGAGGAGGACATCCGCACAGCCGTTATGGATCTCCGCAGGGAGTACGACGAGCGCGACTCGGCCATCATGATCTCCAAGGTTGGCAGCGAGTACAGGATGATGCTCCGCACGGAGTACTCCGACTTCACCGGCAGGTTCGCCAAGGCGGAGATGCCGGCGGGCGTGATGAGGACGCTCTCTACCATAGCGTACAACCAGCCCGTGCTGCAGTCCGCGCTGCTGAAGACACGCGGGCCGCGCACCTACGACGACGTCCACAGACTCATCGAGATGGGGTTCGTCTCCGGGAAGAAGTCCGGCCAGACGCTGGAGCTCACGACCACCAACAAGTTCTCCGAGTACTTCGGCATCGGCTCCACCAGGAAGTCCGATATCAGGGCCTGGATAGAGGCCCAGGCGAAGAACTCCCCGCAGGGCCAGGACGAGTGACCCGCAGGTCCCGGCGGACATCCCATCCCCGCCGGCGACCGTTGTGTTTACGTATTGTTGTTTGGTATGCGATTACACGCATATTGTTGAATGACAATCATACATCCGAAATCTGATCCTGCACATTTGTCGGTTCCAGAAACCCATGTCCGGACGTAGAGGCATCCCGTTTCCGACGGGAGACGGAGGTCTGCGGAGCCTTCCCTGGTGTTTATATAAGCCGTTTTTCCGCGATGTATGTGTCCATGGATGTTCGTGTATTATCATTACGGGTATGTTCGGATACCAAATCTATATAACAAAAGAACTGGCTCCGATGAACGATAGATATGGTTATGCCAGTAGCCCTGCTCGAGAACTCTCTGGACAAGCGCATATCCCTCCTGCTGAAAGACGGGAGGTCCCTCGAGGGGAGGCTCGTCGGGTTCGACGAGTACATGAACATGGTTCTCGAGGACACCATGGAGTCAGGGGCCGAGGGTTCGGACGGTAGGCGTCTCGGAAAGGTCGTCCTGCGTGGAAGCAACGTCGTAAGCATAGCGATTCTCTGATGGCGGTGCTCCCTTGTCTCTTCTGAACAGGATCGACGAGCTTTCCGGAAGTTCAAAAGTCCGCAGGGCATGGTTCGCGTTCGCATGCGCCGTGTTCGTGGTCGTCATAGCGATACCGTCCATATTCGTCGTCACCCACATGTTCACGGACTGGGGTCTCGTGGACCAGGTCCTGAATGACGAGGGCATTAGGAACACGGTCATCAGTGCTGTCGCCAACTCGTTCAGCATAGCGCTTATCGTCACCGTCATAGACATCCTCGTCGGACTGCCGATGGCCTGGATCATGGTCCGCAAGGACTTCAAGGGCAAGAAGTGGCTGGACACGTTGCTGGACATGCCTCTGGCGTTCCCTACCGCCGTCATCGGGATATCCGTCGTCATGTTCTGGATATCCCCTGAGGGCATCAACATCCCCGGCCTGGGTCTCAGCCTGTCCCCGTACATGCTGGTGATCCTCCTGCACATCATCTTCACATACCCGTACATGGTGCGCTCGCTTTCCGCCATACTCGAGCAGATCGAGCCCAACTACGAGACCGCCGCGATGACTCTCGGAGCGTCCAGGTGGACCGCCGTCCGCACGATAACCATCCCCCTGTTCAGGGCAGGACTGGCCACGGGATTCATCCTCTGTTTCGCAAGGTCCCTCTCGGAGACAGGCGGAACATACATCGCGCTCACGATGATGGGCGTCCAGACATCGTTCTTCACAGGTCCGTCCTTCATCAGTTTCCTGAAGAGTGACGAGAGCTGGTACACGGATGACCAGATGATGGGCGCGCAGATCCTCATCAGTGTGATAATGATCGTGCTGGCGCTCATACTGCTGGTGGTCGTCAGGAAGCTCATCGCCAAGTTCCGCTTCCCGATGAACAAGGTCTGGCCCGACCTGGGGAGGAAGGTCAGCAGGGGGGCGCTCCCCAAGGCCAAGGATTTCCTGACCATCGCGTTCCTCATCGTGGTCGTCCTTCTCCCGACGTTCTACATATTCCTGTATCTGACGCAGCCGATCCCTACGATAGACTACGGACAGCTGTTCGGATCGATAGGGACGTCGTTCCTGGTGGCCGGCATAGCCGTGGCCATCGACATAGTGATAGGCGTCCCGATGGCCATGTACATCGCCAGGCACAGGGAGGGCAAGCTCGGGCAGCTGTTGGACGGCCTGGTGAACGTGCCGCTGATCATCCCGACAACCGCCCTGGGATTCTCGCTGTTCCTGTTCTGGGGCAGTCTCGGTCTGGACAGCTCATTCGACCTCGTCCTGGTTATCCTCGGACACATCTCGTTCACGTACCCGCTGGTGGTCAGGAACCTGATAGGTTCGATCGAGGAGGTGGATCCGGCCTACGAGGAGGTGTCGATGACCCTCGGCGCGAAGCCGTTCCAGGCGTTCAGGAAGGTCCTGTTCCCGATAATCAAGTCGGCGGTCATCGCCGGAGGCATCCTGGCGTTCACCAGGAGTCTGGGCGAGACAGGTGCGACCACATCCATCAGCGACACTGTCAACACCGTCCCCATCTACATCACGCATCTGGTCGAGGACGGCCTCTACACGGAGGCGGCCATGTGCTCCATAGTCCTCATCCTGATATGCTTCATCATAATGTTCGGCCTCAGGGCGATAACCGGAAGGAGGTCGAGACGCGATGCCTGAGATCGTCCTGGACAACCTGTGCAAGAGCTTCGACGGTGTGGTCGCGGCCAACGGTCTCTCGCTGACGATAGCCGACGGGGAGTACGTCTGCATCCTGGGCCCCACGGGGGCCGGGAAGACCACCTGCATGAGGATGGTCTGCGGCCTCACCCATCCGGACTCCGGGAAGGTGTTCCTCGACGGCAGGGACGTCACAGAGGACTCCGTGGACTCGCGCAACGCCACGATGCTTTCCCAGACCTATGCGCTGTTCCCCCATCTGAACGTGTACGACAACGTCATGTTCGCACCGCGGATCAAGGGGTGGCCGGAGGACAGCTCCAAGCAGATCGTGAGGAGCATGCTGCACATGGTCCACCTGGAGCAGAAGGCGGACTGGAGGCCCGACGAACTCTCAGGAGGACAGCAGCAGCGCATAGCGCTGGCGAGGGCGCTCGCGTCAGGTTCGAAGATACTCCTGCTGGACGAGCCCCTGAGGGCTCTTGACGCGCGCCTCAGGATCAACCTCCGCAAGGAGCTCAGGTCCCTCGCCAAGGAGATGAAGCTCACATGCATACACGTCACCCACGACCAGGACGAGGCCCTGGAGATGGCCGACAAGATCGCGGTTATACGCAAGGGCCGCATCATACAGTTCGGAACCCCCAGGGATGTGTTCGAGAACCCGGCCACGCCCTTCGTGGCGAACTTCGTCGGCCGCTCCAACACGCTCGTTGGGAGGGTCGTCTCGTCCGGCGTACAGACCGTCGTGGAGGTCGCTCCCGGAGTCAGGGTGCTCGCACGCGGTTCGGACCTCCGGGAGGGGTCGGAGGCCGTGGTATCGGTGAAGACCGGTTTCACCAGGCTGTCCAAAACATCCGAGGATCCGGAGGTGTCAGGATACATGGTCGGCGTCGTCGAGCGTGTCCTCTACGAGGGCGTGACGATCACGGTCGAGATCGGTGTCGACGGTATCGGGCTGATCTCCGCCAGCCTGCCCAACAGGAAGTACGACGACTACTCCGTCGGGGACCGTGTGGGGATCTCATGGGCTCCTCAGAAGGCCTCCGTGTTCCCCATGCCCCCGGAGGGGCTCGAGGAGGAGATGAGGTTGGATTGACATGGCAAGGATAAAGCTCGAACATGTATCGATGAGGTTCGGCGACTTCTACGCCGTGAGGGACATCAACCTCGACATAAACAACGGTGAGTACGTGACGATCCTAGGCCCCTCGGGATGCGGCAAGACCACCCTGATCAAGGTCATATCCGGAATCTGGACTCCGACGGAGGGCAAGGTCTTCGTCGACGGCATGGACGTCACGAACGTCCCGCTGGAGGACAGGGATGTGGGATACGTGTTCCAGAACATCGCCCTGTTCCCGCACATGACCCTCAAGGAGAACGTGGCGTACAGCCCCAGGGTCAAGGACCAGGGGGAGGAGGCGATGGAGTCCCTCTCCACCGAGTACCTCGGTCTCGTCAACATGCTTTCGCGTGCCGGCATGCTCCCCAAGGAGATCTCCGGAGGGGAGCAGCAGAAAGTCGCCATAGCAAGGGCCCTGGCCTCCGGCTCGAAGATGCTCATGCTGGACGAACCTCTGTCCGCTCTGGATGCGCGTGTCCGTGTGGAGCTCAGGTACGAGCTGCGCAGACTGGTCAAGAAGCTCGGCATCACGGTCCTGCATATCACCCACGACCAGGAGGAGGCTATGTCGGTGTCGGACCGCATCGTGCTGATGCGTTACGGCTCTGTGGCGGAGGTGGGGACCCCCCTGGAACTCTACAGGCACCCCAAATCTGTATTCGCGGCCAACTTCGTTGGCGAGACGAACCTGCTCGAATGCACGGTGTCGGAGAAGGGCAAGAACGGGAAGACCCGTGTGAAGCTCAGGGGCGGGCAGGAGGTCAGAACCTCCAAGACAGATTTCAACGTGGGCGACCCGGTAGTGATATCGGTCCGTCCGGAGCACGTTTACACAGCGAACGACGGTCTCAGGGCAGAGGTCAGGTCCGTGGTCTTCATGGGCACCTACTGGAGGGTCCGCACCATGGCGGAGAGCCGTGATTTCGTCGATTTCAATGTATCCGCAGACGAGGACGTCCCGGAGGAGGGCGATGTCGTCTATCTTGTTTTCAATAAGAAGGCCGTCGTAGTATTCGAGAGGCCGAGCGGCGGAATAGAGGAGGAGATTAAACTTGAGTGAGGATGCGAAGGGACTTCTGGGATGGTTCGGCAAGAGGAAGGAGGATGTGATCCAGAACGGGATGCGCGCGCACGCGCTGTCGGTTCTGGACTGCGTCACGGAACTGGGGGCCGCCATGCGCTGCATGGAGAACGGGGATGGCCAGGCCGCCCTGAAGGCGATCGAGAGGCTGTACGCCTCGGAGCACGAGGCGGACGCCCTGGAGGACAGCCTGTGCAATCAGATGAGCATAGGGGAGCTCGGCCCTCAGGAGAGGGAGGACTTCATGCACTTCGTCAAGAAGACGGACAGCATAGCCAACTGGTGCAAGGAGGCCGCCATCCACCTGCAGCTGGTCCTGGACACAGGGGCTGCGATACCGATCAACGTATGGGGCATGTTCTCGTCCACGGTGTCGGACCTGGAGTCAGAGGTCAACGGCCTGATGAACGCCATCAAGGTCCTGGGGACCGACGGGGTGGGTATCGACGAGTGCATCCAGGGGGTCAAGGACCAGGAGCGCAGGATCGATGCGGCATACATGTCCGTGATGAAGGAGATCCTGACAGCCGACATGGACCACAAGGCGGTCATACTCTCACTGAGGATGCTGGATTCGCTCGAGGAGGCAGCCGACACCTGCAAGGGCTGCGCCGACACGATAAACATCCTTTTTTACGCGAAGAGGGTTTGACCGTCCGATGACACTCTTCGGGATCAACGGCGTGAGAGGCACTGCCAACAGGGACCTCAGTCCCGAGAAGGCCCTCCAGATCGGCAAGGCCATCGGGAGGACGTACGGCAGGAGGATAGCCCTGGCCACGGACGCCCGCGATTCCGCGGACATGCTGAAGAGTGCGGTGTCGGCAGGCATAATGTCGGTCGGATGCGACATCGTCGACCTGGGCATTCTCCCGACGCCGACTCTCCAGTACTACGTCAAGACACACGACGACATCACGGGGGGCGTCGTCATCACGGCGTCCCACAATCCCCCGGACTACAACGGTTTCAAGTTCATCCGCGAGGACGGGATCGAGGCGACGCGTGCGGAGGAGCAGACGATCGAGAGTTTCTGTTCCACCGACATCGCCCCTGCGGAGTGGTCGGAGATCGGGGAGATGACCAAGGGCACTGGAGCCATCATCGAACACGTGGATGCCGTCGTCTCCCATGTGGATGCCGATGCGATCCGTGCCGCGAAGCTGACGGTCTGTATCGACTGCGCGAACGGTGCCACATGCATCGCGACCCCACTGCTTCTGAAGAAGCTCAATGTCAAGGCCTTCACCATCAATGCCGACCCCCAGAGCGAGAGTCCCGGTCGCAGCAGCGAGCCGACGGAGGAGAACATCGCTCCGCTGATGGCTCTGACCGCACAGGTCGGGGCGGATCTGGGTGCCGCCCATGATGGGGACGGGGACCGCACGATCTTCGTCACCGAGAAGGGGGACTACGTCATAGGCGATGTGAGTCTGGCACTGATTGCCAAGGCCATGCTCCAGGAGCACAAGGGCAAGGTCATCACGCCCGTCAGCTCCTCGGCCATAGTCGAGGATGTGGTGGAGGGCAACGGCGGTCTTCTGAAGTACACCGCTGTCGGTTCTCATGTGGTCGTCAAGAAGATGGAGGAGAACATGGCCGTCTTCGGAGGGGAGGAGAACGGGAGCATGGTCTTCCCGGAGATCCAGCTCTGCAGAGACGGTCTCATGACCCTCGCCAAGATGCTGGAATGCGTCGCCAAGAACGGCCCTCTCTCGGAGCAGATGTCCGCCTTCGAGAGGTACCATAACGTAAAGCGCAACGTCCCGTGTCCAGACGCCATGAAGTCCAAGCTTCTGGACCACTTCTCCGATGGGGTCGCGGGTAACCGTGTCGAGACCGTGGACGGTCTGAAGATCTACTTCGACGACGGATGGATCCTTCTCAGGCCCTCGACGACGGAGGAGCTCTTCAGGATATATTCGGAGTCCAAGGACGAGGCGATAGCCCAGAGCAGGGCCGAAGAGTACGAGTCCGAGGCTCTGTCATTCCTCGGTTCCTCGTGACGGTCCGTCTCAGTTCCTGAGGTTCTTGGCGTGGACCGCCATGACCTCGTTGATGTACCTCGCGGCGAGAATGGATGTGATCCCTGCGGGGTCGGCGGGGGGACACACCTCGACGACGTCGAACCCGGCGAGTCTGTCACCGATGGCGTTGATGACCTTCTTCACATCCATGGGCATGAGCCCGAACGGTTCCGGTGTGCCGGTGCCCGGCGCATAGGCGGGATCGATTCCATCGATGTCCAGAGTCAGGTAGATGCGCTCGTTCTTGATGCTTTCGAGGGCCTTGCCGATGGCCCACTCGATGCCTCTGTCCATGATGTCGTAGGAGCTTATGAACGGAACCACATCGTCCCTGTCCAGTTCCTCCTCCCCTATCGCCCTGGCGCCCAGGACGAAGACGTTCTCCAGCCCGAGGTGCTCGGCAGCCCTGCGGGTTATGCAGGCGTGGCTGTTGGGTGTCCCGAGGTACTCGTCTCTGGAGTCGAGATGGGCGTCTATCGAGATGAGCGCGATGTCGTCCTTCTCGAAGTTCCTGATGATGGGGATGTTGACGGAGTGCTCTCCTCCGATGGCAATCGTGAACTTGCCGTCCCTTATCGCTGGACCCACGGCGAAGTCGACCTCCGCGAACATGTCCTCGGGGAGGACGAAGTCATCGCAGTTGCCGTAGTCGCAGACCTCGAGATGGGGCTGGTGGATCCCATGCTCGAAATGGATCTCCTCAAAATTGTAGGAGGCCCGCCTAATGGCGGTCGGGGCCTCCCTGGCGCCTGCCTTGAAGCAGGCGGTGTGGTCGTACGGGATGCCGAAGATGACGACATCCGCGTCGTTGTAGTCAGCTTCGGCACCGGCGTAGCCTATCCCGTACGACATTGGTTTCAGACCTCACATGATCTTGTATCTGCCCATCGCGACGATGTACAGGAGCTCGGCTCCCTCCTCGACGGGCTGCTCGTGGTCGGGGTTGATCTCGATGGGGATCTGCTCGAAGGTCTCGAGGTCCATGATGAGGGCCTCGTTGCCCGTGATGGAAAGGACCTGACCCTTCCTCTTGTCGATCATGGGGACCTGCACCTTGGTGCTCACGGGTCCCACGATGGACTTCTTGGCTCCGGTGAAGATGCTGACGGCGTCGATGTTCGCCTTGGCGGATCCATGCTTTCCGGG
Coding sequences within it:
- the scpB gene encoding SMC-Scp complex subunit ScpB, whose amino-acid sequence is MDAKRAAEAALFSSAEGLRISEISARTGIPEEDIRTAVMDLRREYDERDSAIMISKVGSEYRMMLRTEYSDFTGRFAKAEMPAGVMRTLSTIAYNQPVLQSALLKTRGPRTYDDVHRLIEMGFVSGKKSGQTLELTTTNKFSEYFGIGSTRKSDIRAWIEAQAKNSPQGQDE
- a CDS encoding RNA-binding protein, encoding MVMPVALLENSLDKRISLLLKDGRSLEGRLVGFDEYMNMVLEDTMESGAEGSDGRRLGKVVLRGSNVVSIAIL
- a CDS encoding ABC transporter permease subunit, encoding MSLLNRIDELSGSSKVRRAWFAFACAVFVVVIAIPSIFVVTHMFTDWGLVDQVLNDEGIRNTVISAVANSFSIALIVTVIDILVGLPMAWIMVRKDFKGKKWLDTLLDMPLAFPTAVIGISVVMFWISPEGINIPGLGLSLSPYMLVILLHIIFTYPYMVRSLSAILEQIEPNYETAAMTLGASRWTAVRTITIPLFRAGLATGFILCFARSLSETGGTYIALTMMGVQTSFFTGPSFISFLKSDESWYTDDQMMGAQILISVIMIVLALILLVVVRKLIAKFRFPMNKVWPDLGRKVSRGALPKAKDFLTIAFLIVVVLLPTFYIFLYLTQPIPTIDYGQLFGSIGTSFLVAGIAVAIDIVIGVPMAMYIARHREGKLGQLLDGLVNVPLIIPTTALGFSLFLFWGSLGLDSSFDLVLVILGHISFTYPLVVRNLIGSIEEVDPAYEEVSMTLGAKPFQAFRKVLFPIIKSAVIAGGILAFTRSLGETGATTSISDTVNTVPIYITHLVEDGLYTEAAMCSIVLILICFIIMFGLRAITGRRSRRDA
- a CDS encoding ATP-binding cassette domain-containing protein; protein product: MPEIVLDNLCKSFDGVVAANGLSLTIADGEYVCILGPTGAGKTTCMRMVCGLTHPDSGKVFLDGRDVTEDSVDSRNATMLSQTYALFPHLNVYDNVMFAPRIKGWPEDSSKQIVRSMLHMVHLEQKADWRPDELSGGQQQRIALARALASGSKILLLDEPLRALDARLRINLRKELRSLAKEMKLTCIHVTHDQDEALEMADKIAVIRKGRIIQFGTPRDVFENPATPFVANFVGRSNTLVGRVVSSGVQTVVEVAPGVRVLARGSDLREGSEAVVSVKTGFTRLSKTSEDPEVSGYMVGVVERVLYEGVTITVEIGVDGIGLISASLPNRKYDDYSVGDRVGISWAPQKASVFPMPPEGLEEEMRLD
- a CDS encoding ATP-binding cassette domain-containing protein gives rise to the protein MARIKLEHVSMRFGDFYAVRDINLDINNGEYVTILGPSGCGKTTLIKVISGIWTPTEGKVFVDGMDVTNVPLEDRDVGYVFQNIALFPHMTLKENVAYSPRVKDQGEEAMESLSTEYLGLVNMLSRAGMLPKEISGGEQQKVAIARALASGSKMLMLDEPLSALDARVRVELRYELRRLVKKLGITVLHITHDQEEAMSVSDRIVLMRYGSVAEVGTPLELYRHPKSVFAANFVGETNLLECTVSEKGKNGKTRVKLRGGQEVRTSKTDFNVGDPVVISVRPEHVYTANDGLRAEVRSVVFMGTYWRVRTMAESRDFVDFNVSADEDVPEEGDVVYLVFNKKAVVVFERPSGGIEEEIKLE
- a CDS encoding DUF47 family protein, which translates into the protein MSEDAKGLLGWFGKRKEDVIQNGMRAHALSVLDCVTELGAAMRCMENGDGQAALKAIERLYASEHEADALEDSLCNQMSIGELGPQEREDFMHFVKKTDSIANWCKEAAIHLQLVLDTGAAIPINVWGMFSSTVSDLESEVNGLMNAIKVLGTDGVGIDECIQGVKDQERRIDAAYMSVMKEILTADMDHKAVILSLRMLDSLEEAADTCKGCADTINILFYAKRV
- the glmM gene encoding phosphoglucosamine mutase, with the protein product MTLFGINGVRGTANRDLSPEKALQIGKAIGRTYGRRIALATDARDSADMLKSAVSAGIMSVGCDIVDLGILPTPTLQYYVKTHDDITGGVVITASHNPPDYNGFKFIREDGIEATRAEEQTIESFCSTDIAPAEWSEIGEMTKGTGAIIEHVDAVVSHVDADAIRAAKLTVCIDCANGATCIATPLLLKKLNVKAFTINADPQSESPGRSSEPTEENIAPLMALTAQVGADLGAAHDGDGDRTIFVTEKGDYVIGDVSLALIAKAMLQEHKGKVITPVSSSAIVEDVVEGNGGLLKYTAVGSHVVVKKMEENMAVFGGEENGSMVFPEIQLCRDGLMTLAKMLECVAKNGPLSEQMSAFERYHNVKRNVPCPDAMKSKLLDHFSDGVAGNRVETVDGLKIYFDDGWILLRPSTTEELFRIYSESKDEAIAQSRAEEYESEALSFLGSS
- the speB gene encoding agmatinase; amino-acid sequence: MSYGIGYAGAEADYNDADVVIFGIPYDHTACFKAGAREAPTAIRRASYNFEEIHFEHGIHQPHLEVCDYGNCDDFVLPEDMFAEVDFAVGPAIRDGKFTIAIGGEHSVNIPIIRNFEKDDIALISIDAHLDSRDEYLGTPNSHACITRRAAEHLGLENVFVLGARAIGEEELDRDDVVPFISSYDIMDRGIEWAIGKALESIKNERIYLTLDIDGIDPAYAPGTGTPEPFGLMPMDVKKVINAIGDRLAGFDVVEVCPPADPAGITSILAARYINEVMAVHAKNLRN
- a CDS encoding translation initiation factor IF-5A, whose translation is MPMWEMKEIRELKEGRYVNVDDEPCKIIKITTSKPGKHGSAKANIDAVSIFTGAKKSIVGPVSTKVQVPMIDKRKGQVLSITGNEALIMDLETFEQIPIEINPDHEQPVEEGAELLYIVAMGRYKIM